One Pieris napi chromosome 13, ilPieNapi1.2, whole genome shotgun sequence genomic window carries:
- the LOC125055390 gene encoding mitochondrial potassium channel-like, which produces MADRLRRFAQQVKDKVQMAQMNVNSRERVDQLVTKYVPAERVSAMANRFKQDAVVNKVKEIVNRYEKFTGIDEIMAIQNTVVEAQEKFMTAQDKRRELGRELALIEARLKELHAEMQNTMKGDEKYLHLCTEEHKLIIQERAARTLFSEAEREERELFATMSAAVKLGHERERAHAERNKYWYIVASIFGTALGIAGSTINNRLKMAEFRDMMEKQMARSASVLYTIAGGGTANRADITEAMKTEFAYQEQLAQNLTLMQDNINNLVNKQASLIDHLHHQEHVFEVQMRELKKLVLASAQTSAKSDAELAKALSVVHQDLDDDKEREKVAPATLETNQILTAVGILMCVVVIFGNIFGRVS; this is translated from the exons ATGGCTGATCGTCTCCGTAGATTCGCACAACAGGTCAAAGACAAGGTTCAAATGGCACAAATGAATGTAAATAGCCGGGAAAGAGTAGATCAGCTGGTAACCAAGTATGTACCTGCTGAAAGGGTTTCTGCTATGGCTAACAGATTTAAACAAGACGCAGTCGTAAACAAAGTGAAGGAAATTGTTAATAGATATGAGAAATTCACTGGTATCGACGAAATTATGGCGATTCAGAACACAGTCGTGGAAGCACAG GAAAAATTCATGACAGCCCAAGACAAACGTCGTGAACTTGGGCGTGAGCTGGCACTTATCGAAGCAAGATTAAAGGAACTTCATGCTGAAATGCAAAACACTATGAAGGGTGATGAGAAATACTTACATTTGTGCACTGAGGAACATAAG CTCATTATCCAAGAGCGTGCTGCCCGCACTCTCTTCTCAGAAGCAGAAAGAGAGGAAAGAGAACTCTTTGCAACTATGTCAGCAGCGGTTAAACTAGGACATGAAAGAGAGAGGGCTCATGCTGAAAGAAATAAGTATTGGTATATAGTTGCTTCTATATTTG GTACTGCACTAGGAATAGCTGGCTCTACAATAAACAACAGACTAAAGATGGCAGAGTTTAGAGATATGATGGAAAAACAAATGGCTAGAAGTGCAAGTGTACTCTATACCATTGCAGGGGGTGGAACAGCTAATCGGGCTGATATCACTGAAGCTATGAAGACCGAGTTCGCTTATCAG GAACAACTGGCacaaaatttaactttaatgcAAGATAATATCAACAATCTAGTCAACAAACAGGCATCATtaatag ATCATCTCCATCACCAGGAGCATGTTTTCGAAGTTCAAATGAgggaattaaaaaagttagttcTAGCTTCCGCTCAAACAAGCGCGAAATCTGACGCAGAACTAGCAAAAGCATTATCTGTGGTTCACCAAGATTTAGATGACGATAAAGAGCGGGAAAAAGTAGCTCCAGCGACTCTAGaaacaaatcaaattttaacTGCAGTTGGTATTCTTATGTGTGTAGTTGTCATTTTCGGAAATATTTTTGGCCGTGTAAGTTGA
- the LOC125055081 gene encoding HMG box-containing protein 4, with the protein MQEEVTGVSRSGRVRKKSSKLMDFESPDDIETRYRRQTPVKSYSGFRQEEEQFPEAQQKPVEEGTASGSESDYYENTAENADSMETDSSGSEEGSPRTPANSLYMMERGSKKKLIVKDGKVVGRAKAQRKDKGKTRITAYMMWAKEARNDLLRKHPDMDFSAISKRLGEMWANVNYNERYLWKRKAKRFAIMKSQETQGVTKIISNPSVTPVRHAGPGRPPKHRPQPTHTTPPQQALVPVSTSSGANNSGMYRVTGCGAVEVAAHLRLLGESLAIIGERLKEHEGQIAVSGSVSVLLDTLLCSLVPLVAVTRAVPAIAPPAALLQDTLHNIAYIMPGL; encoded by the exons ATGCAGGAAG AAGTAACTGGGGTGTCTCGAAGTGGTCGTGTTAGGAAGAAAAGCTCTAAGTTGATGGACTTTGAGTCGCCCGATGATATTGAGACGAGGTATAGACGCCAGACTCCCGTAAAATCTTATTCGGGTTTTCGACAAGAGGAAGAGCAGTTTCCTGAAGCCCAACAAAAGCCAGTAGAGGAGGGAACTGCGTCTGGCAGCGAGTCtgattattatgaaaataccGCTGAAAATGCTGATAG TATGGAAACAGATAGTTCTGGGTCTGAAGAGGGATCGCCTCGCACCCCAGCAAATTCCTTGTACATGATGGAGCGTGGGAGTAAGAAGAAACTGATTGTGAAGGATGGAAAAGTAGTTGGACGGGCCAAGGCTCAGAGAAAAGACAAAG GTAAAACCCGTATAACTGCTTACATGATGTGGGCAAAGGAGGCCCGTAATGATCTCCTACGAAAACATCCTGATATGGATTTCTCAGCTATTTCAAAACGGCTGGGAGAAATGTGGGCtaat GTAAACTACAATGAGCGTTATTTGTGGAAACGAAAGGCAAAACGTTTTGCCATCATGAAATCTCAAGAGACACAGGGAGTTACCAAGATCATATCAAACCCCA GTGTGACCCCAGTGCGTCACGCGGGTCCGGGTCGTCCGCCCAAACATAGGCCGCAACCCACTCACACTACGCCACCGCAGCAGGCGCTTGTA ccGGTTAGTACAAGTAGCGGTGCCAACAACAGTGGCATGTACCGGGTCACGGGCTGCGGGGCTGTAGAGGTCGCTGCTCATTTACGGCTTCTGGGAGAGAGTCTGGCCATCATCGGGGAGAGGCTGAAGGAACATGAA GGCCAAATTGCCGTATCGGGATCTGTGTCTGTCCTTCTGGACACGCTTCTGTGCTCGCTGGTTCCGTTGGTGGCTGTCACAAGGGCGGTTCCGGCCATAGCGCCTCCTGCCGCTCTTTTACAGGACACATTACACAATATCGCATACATTATGCCTGGATTGTAG